One stretch of Castor canadensis chromosome 12, mCasCan1.hap1v2, whole genome shotgun sequence DNA includes these proteins:
- the LOC141414902 gene encoding uncharacterized protein isoform X1 yields MRIMENGPKRSYKEAKGSHIHDAEVKKSCSYSGFIYSANSIVCSEWHFAVSPFHRVSLIHRVNEPGQGISCTQRRPVFFCLLKIQRKDDGLIQVQVGEVTQLLQQLQEKNEVSFSLSQHLKDLHTQENPDNQQDHGEQLAEAHRVVEPFVYMISAENNDDDDDDDDDDDDDENSLNSRLNSQLQEEKVKELFTGSSGEEYFHTFPHPDQLDSEECLRGTALPLDGPKVSPTLNQNSSSHPECLLWPPLMPSSLFLNVDGTESSLDASIEVKKPEMLECDTAEGSVDNIHEFQCGFTDATNFLKPKIIQRILWFSKWRNECRFPASTCRGWFYPTTDVTSAFSYLEFPWAVTMSVPVSIVSYLYSELCS; encoded by the exons ATGAGAATTATGGAGAATGGCCCCAAAAGATCATACAAAGAAGCCAAAGGTAGCCACATTCATGATGCAGAGGTCAAGAAAAGCTGCTCTTACTCTGGCTTCATTTACTCAGCCAATAGCATTGTCTGTTCTGAGTGGCACTTTGCAGTCTCTCCCTTTCATAGAGTCTCTCTCATTCATAGAGTGAATGAACCAGGACAAGGAATATCCTGCACTCAGAGAAGACCTGTTTTCTTCTGCCTGCTTAAGATCCAGAG GAAAGATGATGGCCTGATTCAAGTTCAGGTGGGGGAGGTGACTCAATTGCTCCAGCagttacaggaaaaaaatgaggtCTCCTTCTCCCTCAGTCAGCATCTCAAGGACCTTCACACTCAGGAAAACCCTGACAACCAGCAGGACCATGGAGAGCAACTGGCTGAGGCACACAGGGTGGTGGAGCCCTTTGTCTACATGATAAGTGCAG aaaacaatgatgatgatgatgatgatgatgatgatgatgatgatgatgaaaacTCACTGAACTCCAG ACTCAACAGTCAGCTGCAAGAGGAGAAAGTGAAAGAACTCTTCACAGGTTCATCAGGCGAAGAGTATTTCCACACTTTTCCTCATCCTGATCAATTAGACTCAGAAGAATGTCTCAGAGGCACTGCCCTCCCCTTGGATGGGCCTAAAGTCAGCCCTACTTTGAATCAAAACT CATCTTCACATCCAGAGTGCCTGCTGTGGCCTCCATTGATGCCTTCCTCACTCTTCCTCAATGTTGATGGAACAG AGTCAAGTTTGGATGCTTCCATTGAAGTGAAGAAGCCTGAAATGCTGGAGTGTGATACTGCTGAAGGCTCAGTTGACAACATACATGAGTTTCAATGTGGCTTCACTGATGCCACAAATTTCTTGAAACCGAAGATTATTCAAAGAATACTATGGTTCAGCAAGTGGAGAAATGAGTGCAGATTCCCAGCATCAACATGCAGAG GTTGGTTCTATCCAACAACTGATGTAACTTCTGCATTTTCTTACCTTGAATTTCCATGGGCTGTGACCATGTCAGTTCCTGTATCCATCGTCTCCTATTTGTATTCTGAACTCTGCTCCTAA
- the LOC141414902 gene encoding uncharacterized protein isoform X2: MITTENLKDEEADNEEQVLSELDPRKDDGLIQVQVGEVTQLLQQLQEKNEVSFSLSQHLKDLHTQENPDNQQDHGEQLAEAHRVVEPFVYMISAENNDDDDDDDDDDDDDENSLNSRLNSQLQEEKVKELFTGSSGEEYFHTFPHPDQLDSEECLRGTALPLDGPKVSPTLNQNSSSHPECLLWPPLMPSSLFLNVDGTESSLDASIEVKKPEMLECDTAEGSVDNIHEFQCGFTDATNFLKPKIIQRILWFSKWRNECRFPASTCRGWFYPTTDVTSAFSYLEFPWAVTMSVPVSIVSYLYSELCS; the protein is encoded by the exons ATGATCACAACAG AAAATCTCAAGGATGAAGAGGCTGATAATGAAGAACAAGTACTATCAGAACTGGATCCAAG GAAAGATGATGGCCTGATTCAAGTTCAGGTGGGGGAGGTGACTCAATTGCTCCAGCagttacaggaaaaaaatgaggtCTCCTTCTCCCTCAGTCAGCATCTCAAGGACCTTCACACTCAGGAAAACCCTGACAACCAGCAGGACCATGGAGAGCAACTGGCTGAGGCACACAGGGTGGTGGAGCCCTTTGTCTACATGATAAGTGCAG aaaacaatgatgatgatgatgatgatgatgatgatgatgatgatgatgaaaacTCACTGAACTCCAG ACTCAACAGTCAGCTGCAAGAGGAGAAAGTGAAAGAACTCTTCACAGGTTCATCAGGCGAAGAGTATTTCCACACTTTTCCTCATCCTGATCAATTAGACTCAGAAGAATGTCTCAGAGGCACTGCCCTCCCCTTGGATGGGCCTAAAGTCAGCCCTACTTTGAATCAAAACT CATCTTCACATCCAGAGTGCCTGCTGTGGCCTCCATTGATGCCTTCCTCACTCTTCCTCAATGTTGATGGAACAG AGTCAAGTTTGGATGCTTCCATTGAAGTGAAGAAGCCTGAAATGCTGGAGTGTGATACTGCTGAAGGCTCAGTTGACAACATACATGAGTTTCAATGTGGCTTCACTGATGCCACAAATTTCTTGAAACCGAAGATTATTCAAAGAATACTATGGTTCAGCAAGTGGAGAAATGAGTGCAGATTCCCAGCATCAACATGCAGAG GTTGGTTCTATCCAACAACTGATGTAACTTCTGCATTTTCTTACCTTGAATTTCCATGGGCTGTGACCATGTCAGTTCCTGTATCCATCGTCTCCTATTTGTATTCTGAACTCTGCTCCTAA